Genomic window (Eptesicus fuscus isolate TK198812 chromosome 17, DD_ASM_mEF_20220401, whole genome shotgun sequence):
GACCTTCACTCTCCTGGCAGGGTGCACAGTTAACTGTACTGTACAGATTCCTGTAGGTTGGATCTTTTGCGAAGCCTCTTTGGAACTGACCTGGTTCCTGACATAGGGAGTTAGCCACAGGAATTATGCAGATTCGTTTTACTTTTCTCTATTAACACCAGATATCCATTGGAACTACCCCCTTCCAATGACCTTTGGAATCTGTGGAACAGACAATAGGTACCTATGATGTGGAAGTTTAAAACGTAGCCCCCATTCTTAAGAAATTTTCCATGTATGTGCTTAAGATttattaatgaactagaggcccgatgcacgaaattcgtgcaagagtaggcctccccCTGGCAcccggacctgggcttccctcgaagccctggcttcctccggaaggtcgtccagtctaattagcacattacacttttattattatagattttagtCTTGTAGGGGGGAGGATTAGGCAGCAATTCCTTTCCCTAAAAGAAATATAAGATGCattctaaaggaaaaaaacccaccaaaattATTCATGGATTAGCCCTCACTTCACTAAGATTGGCATCTTATTTGAATGAAATTGATTTTGAACACATAGCAAAATATCCAACATTTATCCAAAACACTGTATTTTATCAAAATACTATAATATTTTCCGTATTAATCAGAATTCTTTTATTGCAAGTAAGAGAACTCTAATTCAAATTGGACGGAAAAAGGCATATATCGTACTCATATAATTGAAAAGTCCAAGAGCAAGATGCAGCTGGATTCGGGGCACCAAATCCTGGGTTATGTGCCCTTCTGTAACTCCAGGTTGAAAACAACCCTACCTTACTTACTGggcattttccaaaataaaattgaaatgattTTAGTGTAATAGTGTGTGTATGGGGCGGGGGTGTGAAGAGTGGTGACAGCTGCCAGATAGTGCAAACAACAGAGGCCTGCTACATTCATGGGTCAGTTCTGAGTCCCAGGAGACTCATCAGAGAGGTACTAGATTCTTACAACATGGTATAACCTAACAAAGCATGGTTTTCTTTAAAAGGTGCATCTCCCAACTTGTGACTTGTTGATTCATGATGCCAGGTTACCACCTAATCCGTGTGTTCTGAGAACCTTCTTTATTACAAAAGCCTAGGATCTACCTTTTGTTTTTATAGTATACAATTTCAGAAGTGTTGATAATTCCTTGGCAAAGGGCCTTATTTTTCTTGCAGTGGCTCATATCTGAGTGTCCAATGTTATCTCAGCACATGAACCTTTTAATGCACACACAGACGTGTTTCATCTGGATATTCCTTTGTTTCCATGGGTGATTCCATATTTAAACCCTTAAACTGAGTGCTGTTCTACAAAGGTGTTGGTGtaaccctagttggtttggctcagaagatagaacatcagcccaaggactgaagggtcccaggttcaatgctgGTCAAGGGTacagacctcggttgcaggcttgccccaggccctgattggggcatgtgcaggggacaaccaatcgatatggctctctcacatcaatgtttctctctctgtctctccacctcccttcaactttgtctaaaaaaaaaaaaaatcaatggaaaaatattctcaggtgaggattaacaacaacaaaaagatgttggtgtatgtatatattaatatGAACAAGACATATAAGATCCTTgctttcatggagcttacattctagataACTGGCATAATGGGTAAATAAATGACCAAAGTAATTTCAGATACATATCAGTTtaataaagaaagtaaaacaagATGATCATGTAATGGAGGCTCTCAGCAGCTTCAGAATgggtggtcagggagggcctCTCTGCACATTTGGTGTTTGACTGGGAAGACAGGCAGAGAAGGCAGAGGGCCAGTAAGTGCAAATGCTCTAAGATGGGAACATGTTTGGCAAATTCAAGGAATATAAGAAAGGCCGATGGGGCCAGATCAAAATGACCAAGGGAAAGTCGTGGGAAACAGGTGTGACAAGTAAGCAGGGACCAGATCACATGTGCCCTGCATGTCACAGAAAGCATTTAGGGTTTATCCTCTTTGTACTGAGTAGCAGTCGGAAGGTTGTAAGCAGGAGAGTGACCTGATCTAGTTTTGTCAACGCTTCACCTGGCCATGTGTGCAGAATGGAGAGTAGGGAGGCCACAGTGGAAGCTTAGAGGCTGGTGGGGGACTGTTGTAGAGGTCCAGGTGGCAGATGATGTTTTGGAAGACATAGCAGTGATAAAGCTATGATTGAATAAAGTCAATATGATTTGGAGGTCTAGCTGACCATTTGACGTGAGGAAGGGGGGCAAGAGGAAAGGAATCAAGGCTGAGTGGACTCCTAAATTTGGGGTCTGATCAGCTAAGTGGATGGTAGGACCAGTGAGGATTTTCTGAAGTACAAACATGTTTCGTTCTCTTCCTGGTCTTCTATGTGTCTTTCAGGCATGAAGTCATCAACATCAACCTGAAAAATAAGCCTGAGTGGTTCTTTAAGAAGAATCCCGCTGGTCTGGTGCCAGTTCTGGAAAACAACCAGGGTCAACTGATCTGCGAATCTGCCATCACTTGTGAGTACCTGGATGAAGCATATCCAGAGAAGAAGTTGTTGCCAGCTGACCCCTATGAGAAAGCGTGTCAAAAGATGGTCTTTGAGTTATTTTCTAAGGTGTGTATATAAGAAATTTCAGTTCCTATTTGAAAaacctttgttttttaaactatatcaGTGGTCATGTATGGTTCAGTAATCTGGGAAAGGAAAACGAAACAGGATTATACTCTTTGCAAGCCCTTTCTTGATCAGTTCCTGTTTACCTCTACAAAGTTATCCCTCTTCTGACACACTATATTCCAGCCATACTGAATGTTTCAGTTTCCCAAACTCACCACCTTATCAACTCTTGCTGGAAGACCCTTCCCCCTTCTCACTTTGCCTGGttttctccaaatcctctttCATGCATCTGCTCAGATACCACTGCCTTCCAGAAGCTTGTCCAGACCGTGTGAGTGCCCAGTTCTCTGTTCCCACAAGTACTAACATTTCCCTGTTGCTGACTGCCTGCCTTAAGCCTGTGAGTTGTACCAGggtgtgagctccttgagggtgAGGGCAGTGTTCCCATTACTGTTGACTCACTGCAGGTTTGTGATCAATTCTGCCCCTTCCAAGTTGTTTAACTTGCTAAGTTACTTATTGCTTTACCTCTGTGTCTCAGgtcattatttgttgaatgagtgtaATTATGTCCTCCTTATAGATAAAATCAGTTAATCTAAAACAAGGAGAGCAGAGTCCGACACATGGTAAATCTCAGTGTTAGTTCTTGTTCTAGCCAGTGTCTAGCAGTGAGCTTGTGCTGGCAGTAACTCTCAGCTGACTGAGTAAATGGCAGTCCTGTAGAAGAACTGTATCTTAATTACTATCAATATTGTAGATTAGTTCAAGCAGTTAGTATTCACTAAGACATGACCAATAGTAGACAGCAAGAATAGCAACGTCAGATTATGTCTCTATAATCCTGTTACCTTGTCAATGTATATCAGCATGCACAGAAATATCTTCTCTAGAGAATGAAATGGTTAAAGAAATACTGTGAAAATGGGACGTATAGGGAAGACATATTGCTTAAGGACACAGTGCAAAGGGAAGCCAatggagatgggggagggagttGTCTGGCTTAGCAGGATGAATAGTAGAGATGGCTGCTGTCAAAGATGATGGACAGGGGTTAGGGCATTTGCAAGAAAGATGTTgcagaataaaaaacaacaacagtaacaaGAGAATCATCATACTGTTTAGAAAGAAAATGAGCTAAAAGCTGGAGATGCCCACTATTACTTTCCTACTCACATTCAGGAAAGAGGTGATCCGAGGTACCATATGACCCCACCATCCTGGCCACAGCTCAGCAAACCAGAAatggccccacctgcacccccagcccaataattttctctcttagAAAATTGGAACTGAGACAGACAGTCAAAGTGgggaattagagagagagagaagagagagagagagagagagagagagagagagagagagagagagagacttgacaAACCAAGAccacataaaaaatacattttgggggaagTGGAAATTAAAAACACTGCAAAGGGAACTGTATGAGGAAAATAATGTGGAACAGATATTTAAGGATAAGAGGAAAGACCAGGCAGGAAATGTGGATGGAAGGGCTGCCTGCAAACCTTCAGCTCCAATGAGGGCAAATTGTACTGACATGGATGGGATTTCAGGGGAGTCTCCTGTATGTTTATGAGTGCCTGTTTACTTAAACTGGGATGAGTAGACTTCTGTCTTTTGCAATGAGATGATACCAAAGACTGAAGGactaaaacacacaaacacctcCACCACAAGCCTTAAAGCGTGTGACATTACACCTGTCAGGTCTTCAGGTAGTCAGTCCCCTTTGAACAGTCTTCTCATGTCCTCCCCAAGGTAGAAATCAGAAAGATTCTCTTTCTCAAGCTCCCTTTGCAGCTGGGGACAAGGCCTGGGATGAAGGCTCTCCCTTGTCAGATACACACATGGTGGAGTTCAATTCAGAAATGATCAGTGTGAGGAAATGGGTTGGGTCGAGGCACTGGTGCTGCTGGTGAGAGTGGCTGGTAGCAGAGCTTCTGGATTTCAGGAGCCATGCTGGTTGCGAGATTACATTCCAGAGCAGAAACGGCTTTGGTGCTAGTGGCATTGGCTATCCCAGAGTCGCTGCTGGCAGCGGCACAAACTGCAACTTCTAGTTTCAGCTCACAGGTCACAGTGGGTGCTTTCCGCAGGCCAGTTTGGGCATGATTTTGGAATGTTCCAGCTGAGTTCCGAGCCTGTTTGTTCAGCCTCCCAGCAATTCAATGAGACACTCAGTGTCTGTTACAGATGTTTTTGGCTCAAACTTGCCAAAGTGCGTTCTGTTATTTGCAACTTACAAAATCCTGTTTAATATAGCATCTCTGGCCACAAAACTGTTTTTAAGATCAGTATACGACCTCTGTGAACACAGGAATGGGTGTACCCTTGAAGTTTCTAGAACACTCTGACACTGGGTTCTATCGTGTTTTTATGTGAGGCTGGTATACTTAGTCTCCCACCAATAAACTAGGCCATTATTCTCTGCCTAGGTGCCACCTTTGGTAGGAAGGTTTACGAGAAGCAAAGATAAGGAAGACTGCTCTGGCCTGAAAGAAGAATTTCGCCAAGAATTCAGCAAGCTTGAGGAGGTAATCAATCGTGTCTCTTGGCTTTTATCAGAGTAAATGATACACTACACCTTCCCACTTCTTTCTACTCTCTTTTCTTCATATCCTCATTCCCCAGATCACTTTATAGCaattagtaataataacaaataagaaATTTTAGTTGATAACAGATTGACATAAGCTGTGTATTTAAGATATAAACCAAAACACCTAAACATATTTTGTCATgggcttttaaaatgttttgttgcATTGATGTTAAAATaacatagaaaaaagaaaactcaccAATATTTCTATAATGTGtcacctgttttctttttttcccatgcTGCTTCCAGTCTCTGtccatagattaaaaaaaaaaattaacataaatgtAACCAGAGCATAGATACCATTCTGTGTTGTTTTActtagttttatataataaacatttcCCACCACAAAGAGTTTGCCATGAATCATACAGACACTTGGCAAAGCCAGATGTGTTTTACCTCCTTTGGGGGAGAGCTGCCATTTTGGGCCTTTACATTGAGTCTTCCTCTTGGCTTTCAGACATTCCAAATACTTCAGGGAGATTTAAACCATCAGTTTACAATGCAGACTGTTATACAGGCCCTGAAAAAAACTGTAGAAGTTTTATAAAGGGTTAAGTTGATTTGATGTTGATTTATCAAATAATATTCTGAATTCCCCCCTTTGACAAAACCATAATATCAATTCACCTTCTTGAATTTCGAATACATTGCTTATGCttggttttcaaataattttatttaatagttaATTGTTAAACTAGTTATTCCCAGcatattttaagtaaattgtCTTATTGAAGAATTATATGCAAAGAAGTACCCAAAACATAAGAATCCagcttgatgaatttttacaTAGGGGACATAGCCATAGAACCAGCCCCCATAGCAAAACACAGAATATTCATTTTCGCtattttttgttatataaatggaCTCATATAATATGTACTTTTTTGGTTCTGGCTTATTTCATACAGTATTAGGTTTGTGAAATTCATCTATGTTGTGTGTAGGTCATTCCTACTTTTTGTAGTTCCAGCATAtggctgttttttaaaagatccttTTTACTCCTTGTGAGcagaaaacatttccattttggggctattacaattagtgctgcagtgaacattctTTGGTGAATATATGTTCACATTTCCAAGTAGAATGACTGGGTTAAAAGTATGCATGCACTCAGCTTTAGTAGATACTATTAAAAcatggttgtaccaatttacattcctatcaCCTTAGCTAACTTTGTCTtgttcattttagccattctgatggaTGTATAGTGGTATTACATTttggttctaatttgcatttccctgataactaATGTAGTTGACTACCATTTCAAATGGTTATTGTCCATTTGGACATCCTTTCATTGTGACGTGTAAgtcttttccaattttttaaataggtggtttgtcttttttcttgattcccaAGAGTTCTTTCTATACTCTGAATACCAGTCCTGTGTTGTATTATGAAGATCTTGCACTctgttgcttattttgtttttttccattttccagtttattttgttgattgttttgtTTAATCTCAAACTAACAAATAGTAAAGCTTAAACTGATCAAATAGACAAAAAGTGAACTTGGATATGCCAGGGTAAAAGCTGCTGGTCTCACCGCTCTACTTAACTCACCTGCATCATCTCTGATGATGAATCTTACTAGATATCCAAATAAGAAGTACTCTTATGCTGTTTAATGTTCAGGTTCTGACCAATAAGAAGACAACCTTCTTTGGTGGCAATTCACTTTCTATGATTGATTACCTCATCTGGCCCTGGTTTGAACGGCTGGAAGCACTGGAGTTAAATGAGTAAGACATTTGACTATTTTGTGCATAATTTAGGATAATGATAATTTGAATAGTGTATGTTGACCTTTTtctgaacaaaaatattttatacaacttTTATGAATGGGAAAAGGCAGATAGGAGGAAGACTTGTGCATGTCATATACCTACATGCACCACTGCTTCTCATCAGGGGGAGTAGGCAGGGGTTCTGTGACATGTGgtaaaatgtcttaaaaataatttactcctTCTCTCCTTAATAAAAATCCATAAGGAAGGTTTGGGGAGGAGGAGCtaagtaaaaaaggtgaaggtattaaggaGTACAATTGGcatttacaaaatagtcacagggatgtaaaatacagcataggaaatatagtcagaaATGTTGTAATACCTAGGTATGATGTAAGATGGGTACTAGGCttattgggggatcactttgtatgttatataaatgtctaaccattatactatacatctgaaactaatataatattgaatgtcaactgtaattgaaaaaattttttaaatccataaGGGTGTACATTTTTGTAAGGCTGTCATGCAGGATTATATGACCAATGCTACCTCCCAGTTACCAGTAAGATTCCATACTAGTTTGCAAGCTCCATATTTTGAAGTTTGGCAGCCACTTTAGCTTACTCCCTCTTAGAGCTTAGAGTTATTCAGGGTTACTCTCTATATATGTGTATAGTGGAGGGTCTTGCCCTAGtaacatcaaagatcagtgaTCACAGATCTCcacaacaaatataaaaataatggcaaaagTTTTAAATATCCTAAGAATTACCAAAACGTGGCATCGAGACACGGAGTCGGACAAATGCTCTTGGGAGAATTGCGCCAATAGACTTGCTCAATGCAGGTttgttgccacaaaccttcagtttgtaaaaaacaCAACATCTGAGAAGCTCAACAAAAGGAGGCATGCCTTATTCTGTGATTATGCACATTTTAAAGAACTCTTCTTAAAGAACTACTTTAAAAGGTGAGAGGAGAACAAAGTGAAACTGCAGAGTGCTAATGATGACATACAGACTTTGCAATGCCTTCTTCTTTCATCTAGCTCACACCTTCATTCTTCCCATCTCCCACAGGTGTATAGACCACACTCCAAAACTTAAGCTCTGGGTGGCAGCCATGCGGAAAGATCCCACAGTGTCAGCCCTCCTCACTGACGTGAAGACCTTTCAAGGTTTCTTAAATCTCTACTTGCAGAACAGCTTGGAGGCCTGTGACTACGGGCTCTGATGGGGGCAGGAGTCAACAGTGAAAATATATCTGATACTTTCCTTCACTAATAGGaataaaaacatgcttttatcTTGACAAGTGCTCTCATGTTTCTTTGGATCGCCTTCTTTGAGTTGACATCATGGCCCAGGGGTGGGGTTTCCTTAAAGCCTTCCTACAGAAATGTAAACACGTTTCCTGCTCCGGATGCTCAAATGACACTAAGGTTTCTATCAGTCTGCGCTGAAAACCTCTAAGTCATCCTCTCTACTGAGATCTAGACTTCAATCTAGGTTTCTAACCGCCCATAGAACATTTCCACTTGGATACCCTGTTGCCATTTCAAGAGAGATGCCCTTTCAAGTTTGTCTTCGAGGTTCTGAATTGAGAATTTTCAATTCCTCATTTTTTCCATCATCAACTGAATTTCACACCCATGACCAGACCTGCATCACCTCAAAGTCAGGTGACTAAGGTGGCCTCCTATTTGACCTCCAATACCAACCTCTATCCTCTTCAACTCCTTCCTACCAAATCCCagttcaggtgtacaacatagagaTAATGTTGTACAACCCATTCAACATGTAAAATCCCTTAATGCGGTATGGAAGGCTGAATGAGTAATAGGTAATATCCCCATTCAGAAATAGTAATGCCATCTTCCATACGCTTCCATAGTCCCATTGGTCTTCTCACTAATGTTTATCATCACATCACCTCCAGGAGAAGAAGGTAGGTTGGAGAGCATCACTTCACTCTATAGATCATTCAACTGAGGTCCCGAGGTTAAACGAGACCTTAAGATGCTGGCAGAAGTATCTGGAGGACACACCCAGCACCCTGTTCTTACTGTCAGGATTAAGGGGCTGTTGACTGGCAGCCCCCATACAGTCTGGTTTCCTGTACTTAAACGGAAGAGCACTTAGCAGTCTTCGAGGGCTCACTGCTGGGGGTGGGCCGGGTGGGCCACATTTGAAATGAGCGCTCCCTCCCACCCTATTGTGATGCAAGCGATCTGGGGGCCCCGCACCCTGCGAGGCAGCTGATAAAGGTTGACTTCACAAAGGGCCTTCGGCCGCCAACGCCCAAGCTCGGGGAGACCCATCTCTGTCCCCATCGGCCTGCCCCACACGCTGGGCCCTGGTCGGCTGCGGGCGGACTTCCGTCGGATGCAGACCCGGGCACTGAAGTGCCACAGAGAGCCACGACCCGGTCACAGACACCCGTGGGCAATCAGGACTTCGGTTCCCAGGAGCCCGTAGCGCAGCCTCCCATTGGCTCGGCTCGGCGCTGCCCGGCCGCAGCGCTTCTGCAGGACTCGAGGGTTTGGCTGGAGCTCTGGGCGCCGGGGCCAGTAGGCGGGTAGGATCTCACTCCGGGGGGCGGGCCCCACCGTCTTACTTCCGGTTCCCTTCCCCGCGGGCGGGCAGGTTTCTGGAGGCGTCTCTCCTGTCACCTCCAAACGGGTGGGTGCGTGGGTCTGGCCAGGGTTGCATTGGAAGGGATAAGGGGTTTGTGGTCAATTCTGGAAACAAGTCCTGATTCTATTTCAAACAAGTCTATTTGAAAATAGAGCTGGtttgggtccccctccccccccccttatcTCATTCTTCAAGCTCGGTGAACAAGATCTGAACACCCAGTAATCTTTCATGTAAATTAGGCTTCTGAAGTATTAAGAGGAATGTCCTCCAGGTTTTGCCACTATCCGAGATAGGTatgagaaaaaacattttttttttttttttttttggaaaacctGAAAATGCAAACTCCACTTCTATTCTCAAAACAGAGATTCAATTAAATAGAGTAAACTATGTCTGTGGTGGCATTCTTTTCCTGGAAGGCTTAAGTTAC
Coding sequences:
- the GSTO1 gene encoding glutathione S-transferase omega-1 isoform X2 encodes the protein MRFCPFAQRTRLVLKAKGIRHEVININLKNKPEWFFKKNPAGLVPVLENNQGQLICESAITCEYLDEAYPEKKLLPADPYEKACQKMVFELFSKVPPLVGRFTRSKDKEDCSGLKEEFRQEFSKLEEVLTNKKTTFFGGNSLSMIDYLIWPWFERLEALELNEFVATNLQFVKNTTSEKLNKRRHALFCDYAHFKELFLKNYFKRCIDHTPKLKLWVAAMRKDPTVSALLTDVKTFQGFLNLYLQNSLEACDYGL
- the GSTO1 gene encoding glutathione S-transferase omega-1 isoform X3 — its product is MSAGSAKSLEKGSAPPGPVPEGLIRVYSMRFCPFAQRTRLVLKAKGIRHEVININLKNKPEWFFKKNPAGLVPVLENNQGQLICESAITCEYLDEAYPEKKLLPADPYEKACQKMVFELFSKVPPLVGRFTRSKDKEDCSGLKEEFRQEFSKLEEVLTNKKTTFFGGNSLSMIDYLIWPWFERLEALELNECIDHTPKLKLWVAAMRKDPTVSALLTDVKTFQGFLNLYLQNSLEACDYGL
- the GSTO1 gene encoding glutathione S-transferase omega-1 isoform X1: MSAGSAKSLEKGSAPPGPVPEGLIRVYSMRFCPFAQRTRLVLKAKGIRHEVININLKNKPEWFFKKNPAGLVPVLENNQGQLICESAITCEYLDEAYPEKKLLPADPYEKACQKMVFELFSKVPPLVGRFTRSKDKEDCSGLKEEFRQEFSKLEEVLTNKKTTFFGGNSLSMIDYLIWPWFERLEALELNEFVATNLQFVKNTTSEKLNKRRHALFCDYAHFKELFLKNYFKRCIDHTPKLKLWVAAMRKDPTVSALLTDVKTFQGFLNLYLQNSLEACDYGL